The region aaGATTGCTTTGCCGGCTTTTGTTGTCTTCTTCTCTTACTTTCCaaccaccattttttttttcaactttttatattaattgatttaattattattaattttctaaattattgaGGATTAAACAAATTGTTAGTGAAGAGAAATTATCCATACTGTGAACTAATTGTTAGTATCTTTTACTTTTGCTACTGTGAATTAATTGTTGGTATCTATTAATtgatataaatgttttaaatttatgtatcaatataaatgatatcaaatatgattttaagataattgctataaaaataattagctTATCATGCAGAGTGATATGTAGATTAAGTTCTTCCTTTTGTGCATGGTACATGTACTAATTAGCATAAGGGAACTAAAGATTAAAACGAAGTTCATGtttgttttcaattattttcaaaataattattgcGCTAAGagtctttttaaaaaataaaccaactattttaaaacaaattaattcagACTTGCCCAAAGTCAAAATGCTCTCTAAAGTGAAaggacaaaaataattacaatttgaTCAGTGGGTGATGAAATGCCTAATCTTATTAATGGGGCACAAGAAACAAAAGCATAATTGatcatatgatatttttaaggacaattattaaaaacttaattagttcaattaaataattaattaattaaatgtatagTATATATCACAGGGTGTCAGCATAGTTAGCTGGCCACtcgtttttatattattattttttttctgtcttCATTTCATCACTTTCTTCTCCCTCTGATTTCTCCACAACAGCAAGGGAGAAATAGTTCCTCTTCCCTGCAAATTCTTTCTAGATTCTCACTCTCTTCAATTTTCTTCGCCTCGGTTTCATTCAGAAAACCAAAAAACACAGCTTCAGATTGTTCAAGCTCTTTGTTTTTTCTCTAATTCAAGATTATGCTGTAAAATTCTGAAACTCGGCCACATTTTAGTGTAAAGATCTGTGCCTTGACCCTTGGCAGGTTCAACTTTTGAGGGGGTTGGAGTAGTTCTTCCTCACAAGCCATTGATTGGtccaagtttaatttttttttttctctctctctatccAAGTTCAAAGCTTTTGGTGTTTTTTATCCCGTGTCTTTCTCTCTCTTGCTGTGGAATGCTGGGGTCAGAGATTTCTGAGACATGTTCTTGCAGGCTTTCGGTGAATTGGGTCAGTGTGGTTTCTGTCATGGGTGGTAGAGAATCTGAGTCCTCAGAGATCTAAGCCTCTCTGGCCTTTTCACAAGCACACACCCTTTTGTTGCGTAGTTGTGAAGTTGAAGAGTGAGAGAAGATGATGAGGATGAGGAACAGTAGTGGTAGCAACAATCACAAGACGAATGGTCTTTCTTCCATCATGAATGCAGGAGGTTCAGCTGCTTGTAGATCTGAGCCTGGTTCAAAGGAATGGGAGATGAGACCTGGTGGAATGCTGGTTCAGATGAGAACCGCTGATTCGGATCGGAACCCAGTTCTTGTTCCCACAATTAGAGTTAGGGTCAAGTATGGTTCAATTTACCATGAAGTCAACATTAGTTCTCAAGCTACATTTGGTAACTCTCTTGActttgtaatttgttttttctcaaGTTTTAATGGTTTGTGTTTGCCAGTTATGTTTCTTTACCTTTTTCTTGTAAGACAAAACTTGGACACAAGTTTTAGGTAACTTTAATGTTGTTCCTGTTATTTCATAGAAATTAGAGTTTTCACTATGTTAGATTTCCGTGTTCTGGTTGAGGAATAATACAAAAGTTATCAATCTCTAGGTTTTGGTGattgttgtttttataatttctgGGTTTGCAGGGGAGTTGAAGAAGATGTTGTCAGGATCAACTGGGTTACACCATGAAGACCAAAAGCTGTTTTACAAAGACAAGGAGAGGGATTCAAAGGCTTTTCTTGACATGGTTGGGGTGAAGGATAAATCCAAGATAGTGCTTGTTGAAGACCCTATTAGTCAAGAGAAGAGGTTGttagagagaaggaagaatgctAAGATGGAGAAAGCTGCAAAATCAATCTCAGAAATCAGCTTGGAAGTAGATAGGCTCGCAGGGAGGGTATGTATTGTGGTTGCTACTGATATTACTATgaatttttctcttcattttgcAAAAACTTGATTATGAGTGATTGGAATTGGTTAGGTATCAGCCTTTGAGTCAATCATTAGCAAAGGTGGGAAAGTTGTGGAAACAGATGTTCTGAATCTGATTGAGTTGTTGATGAATCAATTGCTTAAATTGGACGGTATAATGGCTGATGGGGATGTGAAATTGCAGAGGAAAATGCAGGTAATGTTAGGAGACTTAGATGCATTATGTTCATTTGTGTTATTCACAATATCTCAATTTGCCTTCACTCATGGTTCTAAAAAAAGCTTCATTTTTGAAGGTAAAAAGAGTTCAAAAGTATGTTGAAACTCTTGATCTGCTGAAGGTTAAGAATTCTGTGCCTAGCAGCAATGGAGACCATGCTGCAGTGCAGCCTCAACAACAGAAGCATTCAAATGGACAGAGATTTGGAGCTGCTGTTACAGAGAAACATCAAAAGCATTCAAATGGACATAATAGGTTAGCCTTAGCACCAATTCAAGAGCAGCAACAAGAACAACCTAGGAACTCAAATGAGAATTCTCTAGCACTTTACCaggaacaacaacaacaacaacaccaccACCAAACCTCAAGGAATTCGACCTCAGAAGTTGTAGTTACCACAAACTGGGAGTTGTTTGATTCTGCCCCACCATTAATCCCTGTGCAGTCCACATCCCCACCACAACAACCCCCCTCAGTGACTCATAATTCAGGTCCTCCAAAGTTCAATTGGGAATTCTTCAACTGAGTACCATACCACGTGCTTTTACTTGTGTGGATGTGATTTGGGTTTGTCTTCCACTTCAGAGTGTTATATGTTTTACATTCTTTTCTGTATTTAGATTTGTTTACCAACCCCCTATAATCTTCACAAATAAATGGGGTTGCCATCATAGtgattatcataaaaaaaagttacatttCTCTGTGATTTTGGTGTCCACTGAATTCATTTATCAAATGTATGGGCCTATTTTtgacatatacatatatatatactatgaTCATAAGCATTTGTGGCGTAGTTAATGTAAACATTAGGATTCAACCACATAACTTAATTTTGATAGTCTAAAATCCCATTTCAGAGAGAGTCTATGTTCTGGTGTATTTCTTGGTGAAGCAACTTTGAAACTTTGGTTGCTGATATAATAAGAATTATTTAGCAGGATCTTTGTGGGGGGGCCACAAGTTTCAAAAAGACTCACATATGTTAAAGGGTTTTACTAATCCAACCAATGATAAGAAGCCAAGTATGAAAAGTGTTTTGAAAGTGGAGAAGTTGAAATGATAACTGGGGATTGTAAATTACTATTAAGAAATCAGAAAGTTTTGCTAATGATACCATTTGAGCACAAAGGGTATTCCAGATTTAGAAATTTCCCTTCTTTGGCCCCAAGCAAAGGGTGTGTGAGAATTGAGGAGTGAAGAATAAGCCTGTTTCAGTTTCCTTTTGATGCTGCTGCAATTTAGAGTTTGTTATTATGATGATTCGTGCAATGATTACGTAGAAGAGGCATTGACATTTGTCATAGTAAGCCTACAAAATCATCAACTTTTTTGTAGCTAATGATATACTATGAAAGTAATACACAGATTTGGGAGAAAGTAATGCACCCTGGGAATGATAACTGCACATATAACTATGTATTATGGCTTGAAACAACAAAGTACAAGGCTCGTGTTAATGGTAATTATAGGATCAGACTTTTTCTCCCACCAAGTTAGGATTCGGGTTTGGTTTTACGTAAACTTGTCACTGAGTAAAATCATTTCATCGCAAATCTTGGCTTTCTGAGATTGGTCTTTCTTCACTTTTCATGGGGGCAAATTTTCTCTGTTTAATTTATACCTTcatcttttaaagaaaatacaaCACTCAACTTTTTAAACATGTAGTTATGTTACTAATGCTTCTTCTACATTCATGTATTTTCTCTATTGTTGAGTTGAAACAGCcatccaaattaaaaaaatttaatgattgTTAATCAAATAGTGCAATgaataaatgttttataaatactaatatttttattaagtctCTAAAATCATTCTTTACTATTGTCAAAGGGAATTGACTTGGTTTATACAGATTGACTCACCATAAATTGACTTAAAAATGAGTTACCacaattaaacttattttatggTAAGtctaaaattttgtaattaaatttatggaTTAAGTAGGTTGATTCAGTTAaggatattttgtttttctaatttatttattatttattgtagtTCAATCAAAGTTGAttctacttatttatttatagtactgTAACTAAAGTGATGACCAATTTCATCaaacattattataaagatatcacttgaaaattaaagtgtatataattgaagaaacaaataaattaattattcaaactATTGAAACACGGTTCAATAAAATTCcgatatttaaaaattttaaattataaacttacaaaattagaaattgtaaataattaaaataaaaaataataaaagttattgtTGGTGAATCAGGAGATCGATCCACTTTCATCCCAGATCAAACGTGTTTAATTTTCAAGTTACGTAAACTAAGTTgaatttaacctaaatttaaaaaaaaaaaagtaaatcttTTTTAACTCAACCACACTCAAACCTATGATAATCTGGGTTAACTTATGAACTGGAACCTATTTTACACCTTTAATCTCTAACATCTTTAGTTTTTGTTACTCTCGccaaatttgaaatatatgtaTTTGGCAAACATAGTAAACAAAAGCTTTCacttctcttctctcttctgATAAACTTTAGGAAACACAATTTATAGAACCACATTAAAGACAAAAACATAAGCCTCTTATTTTAGAATGGTTTTACCCATTGTTGTCAAACATATTGTGTTGATCGAACTAACCAACTAgtaaacttataataaaaaatattatataaaaaaatattaacccTACTCTAACATgaataattcatatatatatttgatagaGCTGATAAAACAAATCAACTCATTATGTCATTAGCCTATCAAAAAATTGTAGTAGAGTTGGTTGAATTATCATGATATCAATTCAATTTGATTCATCCTCGTAGACACATACAAATACACAAATAACCACCACCCTTGTACTgtctttgataatttttttattgaaaaatgtaacgggtacaagaagaaaaacaaagggTGTAGAA is a window of Vigna unguiculata cultivar IT97K-499-35 chromosome 4, ASM411807v1, whole genome shotgun sequence DNA encoding:
- the LOC114181975 gene encoding BAG family molecular chaperone regulator 3-like → MMRMRNSSGSNNHKTNGLSSIMNAGGSAACRSEPGSKEWEMRPGGMLVQMRTADSDRNPVLVPTIRVRVKYGSIYHEVNISSQATFGELKKMLSGSTGLHHEDQKLFYKDKERDSKAFLDMVGVKDKSKIVLVEDPISQEKRLLERRKNAKMEKAAKSISEISLEVDRLAGRVSAFESIISKGGKVVETDVLNLIELLMNQLLKLDGIMADGDVKLQRKMQVKRVQKYVETLDLLKVKNSVPSSNGDHAAVQPQQQKHSNGQRFGAAVTEKHQKHSNGHNRLALAPIQEQQQEQPRNSNENSLALYQEQQQQQHHHQTSRNSTSEVVVTTNWELFDSAPPLIPVQSTSPPQQPPSVTHNSGPPKFNWEFFN